The nucleotide sequence TGCGGGTGTGCCCCGCGAACACGAGGGCCCCGCCGTGCAGCTCCTGCCGGAGCAGTGCGGCGTCGCGGGCGTGGACGCCGGGGCTGAGCGGTTCGGCCAGCAGCGGGTCGCCGTCGTCCCACAGCGCGACCAGTCCGAGGTCGGACACGGGCGCGTACACCGTCGAGCGATTGCCGATCACGACGCACGGGGCCTCGGCGAGGGTGCGCAGGAACGCGGCGTACCGGATCGGGCCGCTCTGCTTCGCGTCGTCGCGGACCAGCGCATCGGCCGGGATGCGGGCAGCCAGCGCGGCTTCGAGCTGCGCACGGTCGCGGTGATCCGGCACGGCGATCAGGGCGCTGCGCCCCGCCGCGATGGTGTGCGTCGCGGCCGCGGCGAGGAGGATCGCCCAGGACCCGACGACGGTGCCGTCGTCGAGCGTCGCGGGTACGGGCGGCGCGTCCAGCGCGAGGCGTTCGCCGCGGTCGAGGGCGTCGGCGAGGCCCGGATAGACGGCCAGGACGCCGTCGGCCCACGCACGATCCGCGTCGTGGATCACCGGGCGCGCCGGCGGGTCGCTGGCGAGCCACGCCTTCTCGGCACGCACCATGCGCTTCGGGATCGCGAGGCGCAGGACGTCGCCCGCCGACCCGGCGGCCCGGTCGGCGGCGCGGCGGGCCAGCGCGTACAGCGGCGGCGTGAGCACCGGCACCGGCGACACGACGGCCTCGAGCTGCGAGAGCGGGCGGTCGGAGGCATTCGGCTCCCCCACCTCGACGAGGAGCGCGTCGACCATCCGCCCGGCGCTGCGCAGGGGCACACGCACGCGCACGCCGGGCACGGCGTCGGGGGCGAGCTCTTCGGGGATCGCGTAGTCGAACAGACGGTCGAGCTGCGGCAGCGGCGAGTCGATCAGCACGCGTGCGACCCGGCGGGGGCGCCGCGACCGATCGCCGGAGCCGGGTTCGTCGTCGTGCACCGCGGTCACGCGGCGGCGTCAGAGCCCGGCTGCCGCGCGCAACGCGTCGGCGCGGTCGGTGCGCTCCCACGTGAAGTCGGCAAGCTCACGGCCGAAGTGGCCGTACGCCGCGGTCTGCGCGTAGATCGGCCGCAGGAGGTCGAGCTGGTCGATGATCGCCTTCGGGCGCAGGTCGAACACGTCGAGGATCGCCTGGGTGATCGCGTCGTCGGCCACGCGGCCGGTGCCGAACGTCTCGACATAGAGCCCGACGGGCTTCGCCTTGCCGATGGCATACGCGACCTGCACCTCGAGACGGTCCGCGAGGCCTGCGGCGACGGCGTTCTTGGCGACCCATCGCATGGCGTAGGCGGCCGAGCGGTCCACCTTCGACGGGTCTTTGCCGCTGAACGCGCCGCCGCCGTGGCGCGACGCGCCGCCGTACGTGTCGATGATGATCTTGCGGCCGGTGAGGCCGGCGTCGCCCTTGGGGCCGCCGATGACGAACGGACCGGCCGGGTTGATGTAGTACTCCACGTCCGGCAGCTCGAGACCGGTCGCCTCGAGCACGGGATCGATGACCTCGGCACGCACGGCGGCGCGCAGCGCCTTCTGCGAGATGTCGGGGTGGTGCTGGGTCGACAGGACGATGGACTCGACGGTCTTGGGCATCACGCCGTCGTAGCCGAGCGTGACCTGGGTCTTGCCGTCGGGTCGCAGGAACGGCAGCGCGCCGGAGCGGCGCACCTCGGCGAGGCGCTCGGCCATGCGGTGCGCCGTCCACGCGGCCATCGGCATGAGTTGCGGCGTCTCGGTCGTCGCGTAGCCGAACATGATGCCCTGGTCGCCGGCGCCCTGAAGGTCGTGCGGATCTTCGGAGCCGTCCTCGCGGCGCTCGAACGCCTTGTCGACACCGGCGGCGATGTCGGAGGACTGCGCGCCGATCGAGACGCTCACGCCGCACGAGTCGCCGTCGAATCCGGTCTCGCTGGAGGTGTAGCCGATGCGGTTGACGACGTTGCGGACGATCGCCGGGATCTCGACGTACGCGGAGGTCGAGACCTCGCCGGCGACGTGGACGAGACCGGTGGTGACGAGCGTCTCGACGGCCACGCGCCCGTTCGGGTCGGCGTCCAGGATCGCGTCCAGGATCGAATCCGAGATCTGGTCGCAGATCTTGTCGGGGTGACCCTCGGTGACGGATTCGGATGTGAACAGACGCAGGTCGGTCATCGGTACTCCAGTTGTCGTGGCTCCGGTCGTCGTGATGTCCGGGCGCCGAGAGGCGGACACCAGTATGCCCCCGACGACGGACACAGCCGTCTTCGGGGGCATCGAGGATGTGACGGATTACTCCGCGCGACGCAGGCGCAGCTTGTCCTCGTGGATCTCGTGCATCGCGATGGTGAGCGGCTTGTCCTCGACGGTCGAGTCGACGAGCGGGCCGACGTTGTCGAACAGGTTGCCCTCGTGGAGGTCGGAGTAGTAGTCGTTGATCTGGCGCGCGCGCTTGGACGCGAAGATCACGAGCTGATACTTCGAGTCGACCTTCTCGAGCAGGCTGTCGATGGGGGGCTCGATGATGCCCTGGTTCGTTCCGGCCATGGCGAAACCTCCTGGATCGGATGGAAAAGAGAGTCTGCGGAGCCTCGGGGTGCCGAGGCATCCCACCATTCTACGTGACGGGACGCCCTCAGCGCGCGAGACGGGCGACCTCGTCGGCAGCATGGGCGACGTCGTCGTTCACGACGCGGTAGTCGAACTCGCCTTGCGAGGCCAACTCGGTCTTCGCGGTGCGCAGGCGCCGGGCGCGCTCTGCGGCGTCCTCCGTGCCACGGCCGACGAGGCGCTGCACGAGCTCGTCCCAGCTCGGCGGCAGGAGGAACACGAGGGTGGCCGACGGATCCGCCTCGCGCACCTGGCGCGCGCCCTGGAGGTCGATCTCGAGGAGCACCGTGCGCCCTTCGGCGAGGGCGTTCTCGATCGGGCCGCGCGGTGTGCCGTAGCGATACGCGTTGTGGACGGTCGCGTGTTCGAGCAGTTCGCCGTCGGCGATCATGCGGTCGAACTCGGCGTCGTCGACGAAGAAGTAGTGCTCGCCGTCGACCTCGCCCGGGCGCGGCGCCCGCGTCGTGGCCGACACCGACAGCAGGATCTCGGGGTGGTGGTCCTTGATGTACGCGGCCACGGTGCCCTTGCCCACGGCGGTGGGACCGGCCAGCACGACGAGCCGGCTGCGGCCGGCGCGGGGCTCGGACTCGGGCCACCGGCTGTCGAGGAACTGGCGCAGGTCCTCGCGCTGGCGCGAGCCCAGCCCGCCGAGGCGCTTGACGGGCGAGATCTCGAGGTCGTGCAGGATGCGGTCGCGCTTGCCCTCGCCGATCGCGGGGATCGCGGTGAGGAACTCCGGAACGCGCATCGCGCCCGCAGGCGACGTGGGCTCGGCGAGGGCCCGCCGCAGGAGCTCCTGCGGCGTGATCACCCGCATCGCGACATCCTTCTTCAGGGCGGCGCGTTCGCGGCGGGCGGCGACGGCACGGCGCGAGGCGGCGACGCGGTCGACCTCGGGGGGCCTCCCTGGCGCGCCGGAGGTGGAGGGTGGAGCGCCATCAGGGGTTTCCTGATCGGGTCGCGCTTGCGCGCCGGGGGTTTGGGGCGAGGCCCCAACGGGTCGGGTGCGCGAATCGGGCATTTCAACCACCACGGTAGAGAAGGGCGCGCTCGGATATGCGCGCGGCGAGCCGGTCGGGTCCGGCAGCCAGGATGCTGCGGCTCTCAGACGCTACCACCGCTTCCTGCAGGACGCCGAAGCGCGCACCGAGGTCGTTCGGATTCGCCCCCTGATGACCGAAGCCCGGCCCGAGGATGGGCGTCACCGGCGCGAAGGACCGAAGGCCGGCGTCCGACCAGTCGACGGTGCCGCCGATCACGAAGCCGAGGCTCCCCCACTCGCCGGCGGGCGTCGCGCGGGTGTTGCGTTCGGAGACCTCGCGGACGATGCCGGCGGAGACCGTCGCACCGTCGGCGTGGTGCGCGCGCTGCGGCCCCTGCGCCTCGGGGTTGCTCGTCGCGGCGAGCACGAACACGCCCTTGCCGTTGCGCAGCGCGACGTCGAACGTCCCGTCGAGCGCACCCACGCCGAGGAACGGGCTCACCGTGAGAGCGTCGGCCTCGAGCGGCGAGCCGGGTGTGAGCCAGGCCTGCGCGTACGCGTCCATCGTGGTGCCGATGTCGCCGCGCTTGGCGTCCGCGATCACGAGGAGTCCCGCGTCGCGCGCCGCCGCGAGGACGTCCTCGAGGGCGGCGAAGCCGGCCGAGCCGTGGACCTCGAAGAACGAGACCTGCGGCTTGACGACGGCGACCCGGCCTGCGGCGGCCTCGACCACGCGCAGGCCGAACTCGCGCACCCCGGCGGCCGAGGCATCCAGCCCCCACTCGGCCAGCAGGTGCGCGTGCGGATCGATGCCGACGCACAGCTGCCCGTGCGCCGCCATGGCGGCGCGGACGCGTTCTCCGAATGAGGTCATGCAGCTCCCTGTCGATCGGCGGCGTACTCCTGGAGGCTCTTCACGTGGAAGCCTTCGCGCAGCACCGGCAGCGCGCTCACCGCGGCGCCGAGCACCGCCATCGTGGTGAACAGCGCCTTGTCGCCGGCCACGGCCGCGGCGCGGATCTCGTAGCCGTCGGCGCGAGTCGCGCCACCTGACGGCGTGTTCACGACGATGTCGATGTCGCCGGCGTTGATCAGATCGACGATGTTGGTGCCGCCCGACTCCAGCGTCTCCGAGTACTTCTCGACCACGCGCACGTCGATCCCGTTTCGGGCGAGGATCTCGGCGGTCCCTTCGGTCGCGACCAGATCGAAGCCGAGCTCCTGCAGCCGGTGGGCGGGGAGGATCACGGCGCGCTTGTCGCTGTCGGCGACCGAGATGAACACGGTGCCCGACTGCGGCATGCCGCCGTACGCGGCCTCCTGCGACTTCGCGAACGCGGTCGGGAAGTCGCGGTCGATGCCCATGACCTCGCCGGTCGAGCGCATCTCGGGGCCGAGCACGGAGTCGACGGTCTGACCGTCGCGCGTGCGGAACCGCTTGAAGGGCAGAACGGCCTCCTTGACGGCGACGGGGGCGTCGAGCGGGACGCGCGAGCCGTCCTGCTCGGGCAGCAGCCCCTCGGCCTTCAGTTCGGCGATCGCGGCGCCGGCCATGATGCGCGACGCGGCCTTGGCGAGCGGGATGCCGAGCGCCTTCGACACGAAGGGCACGGTGCGGCTCGCGCGAGGGTTCGCCTCGATGACGTAGAGCACGCCCGCCGAGATCGCGAACTGGACGTTGAGCAGGCCCCGCACCCCGACACGCTCGGCGATGGCGCGCGTGGCCTCGCGGACGCGGTCGATGTCGGTCCGCCCGAGGCTCACGGGCGGCAGCGTGCACGACGAGTCGCCGGAGTGGATGCCGGCCTCCTCGAGGTGCTCCATGACGCCGCCGATGTAGAGCTCCTCGCCGTCGTACAGCGCGTCCACGTCGAGCTCGATCGCGTCGTCGAGGAAGCGGTCGACGAGCAGCGGGAGCCCCGGGCCGATGATCGCCTCGCCCGCGACGCGGATGAAGTAGTCGCGCAGCGCCTCGGTCGAGTAGACGATCTCCATGCCGCGGCCGCCGAGCACGAAGCTCGGGCGCACCAGCACCGGGTAGCCGATCTCCTCGGCGACCGCGACCGCTCCGTCGACGTCGATCGCGGTGCCGTTGCGCGGCGCGACGAGTCCGGCGTCGTCGAGCAGGCGCGAGAAGAGCTCGCGCTCCTCGGCGAGGTCGATCGCGGCGGGCTTGGTGCCGAGGATCGTGTAGCCGGCCTCCTCGATGCCCTTCGCGAGGCCGAGCGGCGTCTGACCGCCGAGCTGGCAGATGACGCCGAGGATCTTCCCCGACTGGGACTCGGCGTGCAGCACCTCGAGGACGTCCTCGAGGGTCAACGGTTCGAAGTACAGGCGGTCGGACGTGTCGTAGTCGGTCGACACGGTCTCGGGGTTGCAGTTGACCATGACGGTCTCGTAGCCCGCGTCCGACAGGGCGAACGAGGCGTGCACGCACGAGTAATCGAACTCGACGCCCTGGCCGATGCGGTTCGGGCCCGAGCCGATGATGACGACCTTGGTGCGCTCCGACGGCGTCACCTCGGTCTCGAAGTCGTAGCTCGAGTAGTGGTAGGGCGTGAGCGCGGGGAACTCCCCCGCGCACGTGTCGACGGTCTTGTACACGGGACGGATGCCGAGACCGTGACGGATGCCGCGCACCTGGGTCTCGCTGTCACCGCGCAGCTGCGCGACCTGGGCGTCGCTGAAGCCGTGCTCCTTCGCGATGCGGAGGGTGGCGGCATCCAACTCCCCCGCCTGCGCGACGAACTCGGCGACCTCGTTGATGAGCACGATCTGGTCGAGGAACCATGGGTCGATCTTGGTGGCCTCGAAAGCCTGCTCGACGGTGGCGCCCTTGCGCAGCGCCTGCTGCAGCACGACGATGCGGCCGTCGGTCGGGGTCTTCGCGATCTCGAGGAGCTCCTCCACAGAACGGGGCTCGTCGTTCCAGTGGAAGCTCGAGCCGCGCTTCTCGAGCGAGCGCAGTGCCTTCTGCAGCGCGGTCGCGTAGTTGCGGCCGATCGCCATCGCCTCGCCCACCGACTTCATGGTGGTGGTGAGCGTCGTGTCGGCGGCAGGAAACTTCTCGAAGTTGAAGCGCGGCACCTTGACGACGACGTAGTCGAGCGTCGGCTCGAAGCTCGCCGGGGTCACCTTCGTGATGTCGTTCGGGATCTCGTCGAGGCGGTAGCCGATCGCGAGCTTCGCGGCGATCTTCGCGATCGGGAATCCGGTCGCCTTCGAGGCGAGCGCGGACGAGCGCGACACGCGGGGGTTCATCTCGATGACGATGATGCGGCCGTTGGTCGGGTCGACGGCGAACTGGATGTTGCACCCGCCCGTGTCGACGCCCACGGCGCGGATGATGTCGATGCCGATGTCGCGCAGCTTCTGGTACTCGCGGTCGGTCAGCGTGAGGGCCGGGGCGACCGTGATGGAGTCGCCGGTGTGGACGCCCACCGGGTCGACGTTCTCGATCGAGCAGACGACGACCGTGTTGTCGGCGGTGTCGCGCATGAGCTCGAGCTCGTACTCCTTCCACCCGAGGATCGACTCCTCGAGCAGCACCTCGTTCGTCGGCGAGTCGTGGAGGCCCGCGCCGCCGATGCGGCGGAGGTCCTCCTCGTCGTACGCGAATCCCGAGCCGAGGCCGCCCATCGTGAACGACGGGCGCACGACGAGCGGGTAGCCGAGCTTCTCGGCGCCCGCGAGCAGTTCGTCCATGGTGTGGCAGATGACGGATGCAGCGACATCGGCGCCCGCCGCGATCACCAGCTCCTTGAAGATCTGGCGGTCCTCGCCCTTGTTGATCGCCTCGAAGTCGGCGCCGATGAGCTCGACGCCGTACTTCTCCAGGATGCCGTTCTTGTGCAGGTCGATCGCCGCGTTGAGGGCGGTCTGCCCGCCGAGGGTCGGCAGGATCGCGTCGGGCTTCTCCTTCGCGATGATCGTCTCGATCACGCGCCAGTTGATGGGCTCGATGTAGGTCGCGTCGGCGAAGTCCGGGTCGGTCATGATCGTCGCCGGGTTGGAGTTGACCAGGATGACGCGCACGCCCTCCTCGCGGAGCACGCGGCAGGCCTGCGTGCCCGAATAGTCGAACTCGCACGCCTGGCCGATGACGATCGGGCCGGATCCGATGACGAGGACGGAGTTGATGTCAGAACGCTTAGGCATCGGTGGGCTTTCCGGTCGTTGAGCGAGCGTGCGAGTCGAAACGCGAGAGGTTCGCGACGACGAGGTCGCGGAAGCGGTCGAACAGGTAGTTGGCGTCGTGGGGTCCGGCTGCCGCCTCCGGGTGGTACTGCACCGAGAAGGCCGGGATGTCGAGAGCTCGCAGTCCCTCGACCACCTGGTCGTTGAGGCCGACGTGGCTGACCTCGACCTTGCCGTAGCCGTGAGGGCTGTCGAACTGTCCCTCGACGGGCGCGTCGACGGCGAAGCCGTGGTTGTGCGCCGTGATCTCGACGCGGCCGGTCGCCTTGTCGAGCACGGGCTGGTTGATGCCGCGGTGGCCGAACGGCAGCTTGTAGGTGCCGAGGCCGAGGGCGCGGCCCAGGAGCTGGTTGCCGAAGCAGATGCCGAAGAACGGCAGGCCGTCGTCGAGCACGTCCCGCAGCAGCTCGACGTGGTCGCCCGACGCCGCCGGGTCGCCGGGGCCGTTCGAGTAGAACACCGCGACCGGCTCGATCGCGCGGATGCCGTCGATGGTGACGTCCTGCGGGAGCACGTGCACGTCGAAGCCGCGGGCGGCCAGGTTGTCGACCGTGGCCTGCTTCACGCCGAGATCGAGCACCGCGAGATTGCCGATGCGCTCGCCCTTCGCCGGGGTGACCTCGGCCGCCGCCACCGACACCTGCGCGGAGAGGTTCTGCCCGGCCATCTCGGGCGCCTCGCGGACGAGGCGCAGCTGCTCTTCGGGATCGATCCGCGCCGCCTCGCCGGAGAAGATCGCCCCGCGCATGCTGCCCGCGGAGCGGATGTGGCGCGTGACCGCGCGGGTGTCGATGCCGCTGATGCCGATGACCCCGTCGTTCACCAGCGCGTCGTCGAGGGACTCGTCGGCGCGCCAGTTGGACACCACGCGGGAGGGGTCGCGCACGATGTAGCCCGACACCCAGATGCGTCGCGACTCGGGGTCCTCGTCGTTCATGCCGGTGTTGCCGATGTGGGGCGCCGTCTGCAGCACGATCTGGCCGGCGTACGACGGGTCGGTGAGGGTCTCCTGATAGCCGGTCATGCCGGTGGCGAAGACCACCTCGCCGATGGTGGTGCCGAGGGCGCCGTAGGCGCGCCCGACGTGGCGTGTCCCGTCCTCGAGCACGAGGACGGCCGGGTCGGTCTGGAACAGGGAGGTCATGCGTCGGTTCCCGTCTGGGTCGGGGGAAGGATGTCCGCCACCGCGTCCGCGAGGGCGCGGGCAGAGGCATCCTGGGGTCGGAGATAGGAGTCGACGACCGTGCCGTCGTCGAGGCGCCAGGCGAGGCGCACCAGGCCGTCGGGCTCGACGACGCGGTCGATCGCGACCGTCGCCTGTGCGACGTCCTCGATGCGGTCGACCGCGAGGAACACGCGCGGCTTGCCGGTGAGGTCGAGCGCGAGGCCCGCGTCGGTCACGGTCACGTCGGAGCGCGAGCGGAAGGCGAGGCCGCCGATGGCGAGGCGCTCGAGCGGCTCGCCGTGACGCGTGGTCGCGACGTAGAGCGTCGGGAATGCCGCGAGGGTCGCGGCGCCCGCGGGGATCTCGCCGACAGGCGCGACCAGCGCGGCGTCGCGCCGCGTTCGTCGCCACCAGGCCCACACCAGCACGCCGAGCAGCGCGATGGTGACCGCGACCATGACGCCGAGTGCGGCCTCGCGGGTCATGCGCGCACCCCCGGCGTGTCGAGGAGAGCGCCGTCGGCGACCGTGACGGTGCCCTGGTGCAGGGTCCAGCGGACGTCGCCCGGCAGCTCACGGCCGAGGTACGGCGAGTTCACACTCCGGCCGTGCAGGTCGTCCGTCGTGAACGTGCGGCGCGGCGACGGGTCGTAGAACGCGAGGGACGCCGGCTGTCCCTCGGTGAGCGGGGTGCCGTGACCGGTGAGCCGACCGATGCGGGCGGGCTCGCGCGACATGATGCGCGCGACATCGCCCCACGTGATGAGGCCGGTGTCGACCATCGACTGCTGAACGACGCGCAGGGCGCTCTCGAGCCCGACCATGCCGTTGGCGGCCGCGTGCCACTCGCACGCCTTCGCCTCGGCGGGGTGGGGCGCGTGGTCGGTGGCGACGATGTCGATCGTGCCGTCGGCGAGACCCTCGCGAACGGCGAGCACGTCCTCTTCGCGGCGCAGCGGCGGATTCACCTTGAAGCGCGCGTCGTAGTCGCGCACCAGCTCGTCGGTGAGGAGCAGGTGGTGCGGCGTGACTTCCGCTGTCACGTTCACACCGCGGCGCTTGCCCCAGCGGATGATCTCGACCGACCCGGCCGTCGAGAGGTGGCACACGTGCAGGCGCGAGCCGACGTGCTCGGCGAGCAGCACATCGCGGGCGATGATCGACTCCTCGGCGACGGCGGGCCAGCCGGCCAGACCGAGCTCGGCCGACACCGAGCCCTCGTTCATCTGCGCCCCCTCGGTGAGACGCGGGTCCTGCGCATGCTGCGCGATGACGCCGTCGAACGCCTTCACGTACTCGAGTGCGCGCCGCATGATGAGCGGGTCCCACACGCAGAAGCCGTCGTCGCTGAAGACGCGCACGCGGGCTCGCGAGTCGGCCATGGCGCCGAGCTCGGCGAGCCGCTCGCCTTTCTGGCCCACCGTGACGGCGCCGATCGGCTGCACGGTGACGTAACCGGCGGCCTCGCCGAGGGCGAGCTCCTGCTCGACGACACCGGCGGTGTCGGCGACAGGCGACGTGTTGGGCATCGCGAACACGGCGGTGTACCCGCCGGCCGCGGCGGCGCGCGAACCGGTGAGGATCGTCTCGGATGCCTCATACCCCGGCTCGCGCAGGTGCGTGTGGAGGTCGACCAGGCCGGGCAGCAGCACCAGGCCGTCGACGTCGATCTCGCTTGCGCCGGCACGGCTGACGCCGGGCCCGATGGCGGTGATGACGCCGTCCTCGACGAGCACGTCGGCGGCCGTCGATCCTTCGACCAGCGCTCCGCGGAAGAGTAGGGTCTCGCTCATCGGGTGTTCTCCTTCGCTGTGCCGTCCGGGGCAGGGGCATGCGCGGTGGACGTGGTCTCGGCCGGGGTGCGCTCCGCGCCCGCCAGCAGCA is from Microbacterium sp. LWH3-1.2 and encodes:
- a CDS encoding dihydroorotase, producing the protein MSETLLFRGALVEGSTAADVLVEDGVITAIGPGVSRAGASEIDVDGLVLLPGLVDLHTHLREPGYEASETILTGSRAAAAGGYTAVFAMPNTSPVADTAGVVEQELALGEAAGYVTVQPIGAVTVGQKGERLAELGAMADSRARVRVFSDDGFCVWDPLIMRRALEYVKAFDGVIAQHAQDPRLTEGAQMNEGSVSAELGLAGWPAVAEESIIARDVLLAEHVGSRLHVCHLSTAGSVEIIRWGKRRGVNVTAEVTPHHLLLTDELVRDYDARFKVNPPLRREEDVLAVREGLADGTIDIVATDHAPHPAEAKACEWHAAANGMVGLESALRVVQQSMVDTGLITWGDVARIMSREPARIGRLTGHGTPLTEGQPASLAFYDPSPRRTFTTDDLHGRSVNSPYLGRELPGDVRWTLHQGTVTVADGALLDTPGVRA
- the rpoZ gene encoding DNA-directed RNA polymerase subunit omega, with the translated sequence MAGTNQGIIEPPIDSLLEKVDSKYQLVIFASKRARQINDYYSDLHEGNLFDNVGPLVDSTVEDKPLTIAMHEIHEDKLRLRRAE
- the carB gene encoding carbamoyl-phosphate synthase large subunit yields the protein MPKRSDINSVLVIGSGPIVIGQACEFDYSGTQACRVLREEGVRVILVNSNPATIMTDPDFADATYIEPINWRVIETIIAKEKPDAILPTLGGQTALNAAIDLHKNGILEKYGVELIGADFEAINKGEDRQIFKELVIAAGADVAASVICHTMDELLAGAEKLGYPLVVRPSFTMGGLGSGFAYDEEDLRRIGGAGLHDSPTNEVLLEESILGWKEYELELMRDTADNTVVVCSIENVDPVGVHTGDSITVAPALTLTDREYQKLRDIGIDIIRAVGVDTGGCNIQFAVDPTNGRIIVIEMNPRVSRSSALASKATGFPIAKIAAKLAIGYRLDEIPNDITKVTPASFEPTLDYVVVKVPRFNFEKFPAADTTLTTTMKSVGEAMAIGRNYATALQKALRSLEKRGSSFHWNDEPRSVEELLEIAKTPTDGRIVVLQQALRKGATVEQAFEATKIDPWFLDQIVLINEVAEFVAQAGELDAATLRIAKEHGFSDAQVAQLRGDSETQVRGIRHGLGIRPVYKTVDTCAGEFPALTPYHYSSYDFETEVTPSERTKVVIIGSGPNRIGQGVEFDYSCVHASFALSDAGYETVMVNCNPETVSTDYDTSDRLYFEPLTLEDVLEVLHAESQSGKILGVICQLGGQTPLGLAKGIEEAGYTILGTKPAAIDLAEERELFSRLLDDAGLVAPRNGTAIDVDGAVAVAEEIGYPVLVRPSFVLGGRGMEIVYSTEALRDYFIRVAGEAIIGPGLPLLVDRFLDDAIELDVDALYDGEELYIGGVMEHLEEAGIHSGDSSCTLPPVSLGRTDIDRVREATRAIAERVGVRGLLNVQFAISAGVLYVIEANPRASRTVPFVSKALGIPLAKAASRIMAGAAIAELKAEGLLPEQDGSRVPLDAPVAVKEAVLPFKRFRTRDGQTVDSVLGPEMRSTGEVMGIDRDFPTAFAKSQEAAYGGMPQSGTVFISVADSDKRAVILPAHRLQELGFDLVATEGTAEILARNGIDVRVVEKYSETLESGGTNIVDLINAGDIDIVVNTPSGGATRADGYEIRAAAVAGDKALFTTMAVLGAAVSALPVLREGFHVKSLQEYAADRQGAA
- the metK gene encoding methionine adenosyltransferase translates to MTDLRLFTSESVTEGHPDKICDQISDSILDAILDADPNGRVAVETLVTTGLVHVAGEVSTSAYVEIPAIVRNVVNRIGYTSSETGFDGDSCGVSVSIGAQSSDIAAGVDKAFERREDGSEDPHDLQGAGDQGIMFGYATTETPQLMPMAAWTAHRMAERLAEVRRSGALPFLRPDGKTQVTLGYDGVMPKTVESIVLSTQHHPDISQKALRAAVRAEVIDPVLEATGLELPDVEYYINPAGPFVIGGPKGDAGLTGRKIIIDTYGGASRHGGGAFSGKDPSKVDRSAAYAMRWVAKNAVAAGLADRLEVQVAYAIGKAKPVGLYVETFGTGRVADDAITQAILDVFDLRPKAIIDQLDLLRPIYAQTAAYGHFGRELADFTWERTDRADALRAAAGL
- the pyrF gene encoding orotidine-5'-phosphate decarboxylase, translating into MTSFGERVRAAMAAHGQLCVGIDPHAHLLAEWGLDASAAGVREFGLRVVEAAAGRVAVVKPQVSFFEVHGSAGFAALEDVLAAARDAGLLVIADAKRGDIGTTMDAYAQAWLTPGSPLEADALTVSPFLGVGALDGTFDVALRNGKGVFVLAATSNPEAQGPQRAHHADGATVSAGIVREVSERNTRATPAGEWGSLGFVIGGTVDWSDAGLRSFAPVTPILGPGFGHQGANPNDLGARFGVLQEAVVASESRSILAAGPDRLAARISERALLYRGG
- the carA gene encoding glutamine-hydrolyzing carbamoyl-phosphate synthase small subunit, giving the protein MTSLFQTDPAVLVLEDGTRHVGRAYGALGTTIGEVVFATGMTGYQETLTDPSYAGQIVLQTAPHIGNTGMNDEDPESRRIWVSGYIVRDPSRVVSNWRADESLDDALVNDGVIGISGIDTRAVTRHIRSAGSMRGAIFSGEAARIDPEEQLRLVREAPEMAGQNLSAQVSVAAAEVTPAKGERIGNLAVLDLGVKQATVDNLAARGFDVHVLPQDVTIDGIRAIEPVAVFYSNGPGDPAASGDHVELLRDVLDDGLPFFGICFGNQLLGRALGLGTYKLPFGHRGINQPVLDKATGRVEITAHNHGFAVDAPVEGQFDSPHGYGKVEVSHVGLNDQVVEGLRALDIPAFSVQYHPEAAAGPHDANYLFDRFRDLVVANLSRFDSHARSTTGKPTDA